A stretch of DNA from Brevibacillus ruminantium:
GTTGGAAATCCTTATACAAGTATACAACTTTTCATGCATAAAAAAAGCCTGTTACCATGGAAAAAAGCCTCGTCTTGCTGATTCGAGGCTTTTCCCAGGATTCACTTCAATTCCTCATGAGCAAGGCTTACGATCTCCCTTACTTTTTCCGGCCATTCCACAGAAGTGAAGCCCCCCTCTGCTTTTTTGGCATGCAGCAGGAATTCGATGTTTCCTTCTCCTCCGGTGATGGGTGAGAAGGAGAGTCCTTTTAACGCAAACCCGATCTCTTTGGCAAATAAACCAATCTCGATCAGAACCGTCTCATGAATCCGCGGATCGCGGACGATCCCGTTTTTCCCCACATTTTCCTTGCCCGCCTCGAACTGAGGCTTGACCAACGCTACCACGTCACCATCTTCCTGTAATAAACGATACAGAACAGGGAGGATCAGTTTTAGCGAAATGAAGGAAACGTCAATCGAAGCGGCATCGGGACGCTCATCTGCGAAGCTGTCGGGGTCCATATGCCGGAAATTCGTCCGCTCCATGACGACGACGCGCTCATCCTTGCGCAGTGACCATGCCAATTGGTTGTAGCCCACGTCGATGGCGTATACTTTTCTGGCACCGTTTTGCAGGGCACAATCCGTAAAACCGCCAGTGGAGGAACCGATATCCATCATTACTTTGTCTTGCAGGTCGAGTTCAAACACTCGAAGCGCCTTGTCCAGCTTGAGTCCGCCACGGCTGACGTAGGGATGAACCTCGCCTTTTACCGTAATCGCCACGTCTTCGCTAAACTTGGTGCCCGGCTTGTCACAGCGGTCTCCCCCTACCTGCACAAGACCTGCCATGACTGCCGCTTTTGCCTTCTCTCTTGTCTCGTACAAGCCGCGTTCTACCAGCAGTACGTCAAGCCGTTCTTTTCTCATGCCTCGACAACGCCCTTCGTCACAGGCATAAGGGAACGAACGCGCACAGCAATCTGCTCGGCCGTCAGCCCTACTTCCTGCCGTTGTTCTTTCACACTGCCATGCTCGACGAAGTAGTCGGGAATCCCGATATTTTGTACCCGTATGTGATAATAGCCGGCTTCCGCCAAAAATTCCAGGACGGCGCTGCCAAAACCGCCGCTGGCCGAGCCTTCTTCAACCGTTACCAAGTCGTACCCTTCCTGGGCCAGACGCGAGAGAAGCTCGACATCGAGCGGCTTGCAGAATCGGGCGTTGACCAGCATCGGGCTGATTCCCTCTCGTGCCAGCAAGTCAGCCGCTTGCTCTGCAAGCTCGAAGACATGGCCAAATGACAGAATCGCCACGCCCCTGCCTTCACGCACTACCTCTGCCTTGCCGATCGGCAGGGTTTTCAGTTCTTCATCCAGCTTCACGCCGCGCACAGCGAGCCTGGGATAGCGATAGGAGATGGGACCATCGTATTCCACCGCGGTTTTCATCATATGCCGCAGTTCGTTTTCGTCCTTTGGAGCCATGATGACCATATTCGGAATGGCTCTCATGTAGGCCACGTCGTATACGCCCTGATGCGTCTCCCCATCCGCGCCAACGAGACCTGCCCGGTCGACAGCGAAGACGACGTTCAGCTTTTGCCGGGCGACGTCATGGATCAATTGATCGTAGGCGCGCTGCAAAAACGTCGAGTATACCGCAAAAACGGGCTTTAATCCCTGCGTTGCGAGGCCCGCCGCAAAGGTACAGGCGTGCTGTTCAGCAATCCCCACGTCAAAGAGTCGATCCGGAAAGCGCTCTCCAAATTTCAGCAGTCCCGAACCGGCTGGCATGGCTGGCGTAATCGCGACGATACGCTCATCTTCTTCAGCCAGCTTCATCATGGTATCTGCAAAGACCGACGTGTACGTGGGCGACGATTTGGGTGTGTCCCCCGACTCGATTTTATACGTGCCGATTCCATGCCATTTGACTGAATCCGCTTCTGCGGGCGCGTAGCCTTTTCCCTTTTTGGTAATGGCGTGGATCAAAACCGGTCCTTTTGTCTGTTTCGCCGTCTTCAGCGTGTCGAGTACCAGTTCTAAATTGTGACCATCGATCGGGCCGATATAGGTAAAGCCCAGCTCCTCAAACAAAATGCCCGATACAAGCAAATACTTCATGCTGTCTTTGAAGCGTTCTGCGAAATGGGCCAGTCTTCCGCCTACGGCCGGAATTGATTTGAGCAAATGCTCCAGCTCTTCTTTCGCCCGCCGATAGTTGGTCGTCGTCCGCAGTTTGCCCAAGTAGTTGTGCAAAGCACCTACGTTTGGAGCAATAGACATTTCATTGTCATTGAGGACCACGATGACGTCTTTATCTTCATGACCGATGTGGTTCAAGGCTTCCAGAGCCATGCCACCCGTCAAAGCGCCGTCTCCGATTATGGCCACAACGTGATTTTTCTCCTTTTTCAAGTCGCGGGC
This window harbors:
- the dxs gene encoding 1-deoxy-D-xylulose-5-phosphate synthase, producing the protein MLLTSINNPQDLKKCSLPELYELAEEIRQFLVENLSKTGGHLAPNLGVVELTLALHYVFNSPVDKLIWDVGHQAYVHKILTGRREMFPTLRQYKGLCGFPKMSESPHDVWETGHSSTSLSAAMGMVAARDLKKEKNHVVAIIGDGALTGGMALEALNHIGHEDKDVIVVLNDNEMSIAPNVGALHNYLGKLRTTTNYRRAKEELEHLLKSIPAVGGRLAHFAERFKDSMKYLLVSGILFEELGFTYIGPIDGHNLELVLDTLKTAKQTKGPVLIHAITKKGKGYAPAEADSVKWHGIGTYKIESGDTPKSSPTYTSVFADTMMKLAEEDERIVAITPAMPAGSGLLKFGERFPDRLFDVGIAEQHACTFAAGLATQGLKPVFAVYSTFLQRAYDQLIHDVARQKLNVVFAVDRAGLVGADGETHQGVYDVAYMRAIPNMVIMAPKDENELRHMMKTAVEYDGPISYRYPRLAVRGVKLDEELKTLPIGKAEVVREGRGVAILSFGHVFELAEQAADLLAREGISPMLVNARFCKPLDVELLSRLAQEGYDLVTVEEGSASGGFGSAVLEFLAEAGYYHIRVQNIGIPDYFVEHGSVKEQRQEVGLTAEQIAVRVRSLMPVTKGVVEA
- a CDS encoding TlyA family RNA methyltransferase, translated to MRKERLDVLLVERGLYETREKAKAAVMAGLVQVGGDRCDKPGTKFSEDVAITVKGEVHPYVSRGGLKLDKALRVFELDLQDKVMMDIGSSTGGFTDCALQNGARKVYAIDVGYNQLAWSLRKDERVVVMERTNFRHMDPDSFADERPDAASIDVSFISLKLILPVLYRLLQEDGDVVALVKPQFEAGKENVGKNGIVRDPRIHETVLIEIGLFAKEIGFALKGLSFSPITGGEGNIEFLLHAKKAEGGFTSVEWPEKVREIVSLAHEELK